The Culex pipiens pallens isolate TS chromosome 2, TS_CPP_V2, whole genome shotgun sequence DNA window AGCGGTTTACTACGTACCTCAGCCTCGGTGAACTCCATCTCGTCCATGCCCTCACCGGTGTACCAATGCAGGAAAGCCTTGCGACGGAACATGGCGGAGAACTGCTCGGAGATACGCTTGAACAGCTCCTGGATGGCAGTGGTGTTTCCGATGAAGGTCGACGACATCTTCAGACCCTTGGGCGGGATATCACAGACGGCGGTCTTGACGTTGTTCGGGATCCACTCGACGAAGTAGCTGCTGTTCTTGTTCTGCACGGCCAGCATCTGCTCGTCGACCTCCTTCATCGACATGCGGCCTCGGAACACGGCGGCAACGGTCAGGTAACGTCCGTGTCGTGGGTCGCAAGCGGCCATCATGTTCTTGGCGTCGAACATCTGCTGGGTCAGCTCGGGGACGGTCAGGGCACGGTACTGCTGCGAGCCGCGGGACGTCAGCGGGGCGAATCCGGGCATGAAGAAGTGCAGACGTGGGAATGGAACCATGTTGACGGCCAGTTTTCGCAGATCGGCGTTCAGTTGACCTGGGAATCGCAGGCAGGTGGTGACTCCGGACATGGTCAGCGACACCAGATGGTTCAGGTCACCGTAGCTTGGGTTCGGGACCTTCAGCGTGCGGAAACAGATGTCGTACAGGGCTTCGTTGTCGATACAGTACGTCTCGTCGGTGTTCTCCACCAGCTGATGGATCGACAGGGTGGCGTTGTACGGTTCCACGACAGTGTCCGACACCTTCGGCGAAGGCACCACCGAGTATGTGTTCATGATTCTGTCGGGGTACTCCTCACGGATCTTGGAGATCAGCAGCGTTCCCATACCGGATCCGGTACCACCGCCCAGCGAGTGGGTCAGTTGGAAGCCCTAAAAGAAAAGAACCACAATCAGTGAATCCTCAAACATAACCCCAAAAAAGCAAACCCACCTGCAGGCAGTCGCAGTTCTCGCACTCCTTGCGCACCACGTCCAGGACGGCGTCCACGAGCTCCGCTCCCTCGGTGTAGT harbors:
- the LOC120425394 gene encoding tubulin beta-3 chain produces the protein MREIVHLQAGQCGNQIGAKFWEIISEEHGIDPTGIYHGESDLQLERVSVYYNEASAYSRSSGGKYVPRAILLDLEPGTMEAVRSGPYGKLFRPDNFVFGQSGAGNNWAKGHYTEGAELVDAVLDVVRKECENCDCLQGFQLTHSLGGGTGSGMGTLLISKIREEYPDRIMNTYSVVPSPKVSDTVVEPYNATLSIHQLVENTDETYCIDNEALYDICFRTLKVPNPSYGDLNHLVSLTMSGVTTCLRFPGQLNADLRKLAVNMVPFPRLHFFMPGFAPLTSRGSQQYRALTVPELTQQMFDAKNMMAACDPRHGRYLTVAAVFRGRMSMKEVDEQMLAVQNKNSSYFVEWIPNNVKTAVCDIPPKGLKMSSTFIGNTTAIQELFKRISEQFSAMFRRKAFLHWYTGEGMDEMEFTEAESNMNDLVSEYQQYQEATADDEFEQEECADEMEGECV